In Rhodamnia argentea isolate NSW1041297 chromosome 11, ASM2092103v1, whole genome shotgun sequence, one genomic interval encodes:
- the LOC115757472 gene encoding peptidyl-prolyl cis-trans isomerase CYP38, chloroplastic: MAAIISCHYHHSCSSLISSKRIGSKLPTNCFVHLSTQTNNVASVRQFVPRCSSSPSGRGQWQIHQNREEGRSFSLRECAISIALAVGLVTGVPSLDMSTGNAYAASPALPNLSVLISGPPIKDPEALLRYALPINNKAIREVQKPLEDITDSLKVAGLKALDSVERNVRQASRALKQGRNLIVSGLAESKKDHGVELLDKLEAGMDELQQIVEDRNRDAVAGKQKELLNYVGGVEEDMVDGFPYEVPEEYKNMPLLKGRAAVDMKVKVKDNPNLEECVFRIVLDGYNAPVTAGNFVDLVERHFYDGMEIQRADGFVVQTGDPQGPAEGFIDPSTEKTRTIPLEIMVDGEKAPVYGATLEELGLYKAQTKLPFNAFGTMAMARDEFENNSASSQVFWLLKESELTPSNANILDGRYAVFGYVTENEDYLADLKVGDVIESVQVVSGLDNLANPSYKIAG; this comes from the exons ATGGCAGCAATCATATCCTGCCACTACCACCACTCCTGCTCTTCCCTCATCAGCTCGAAGCGGATTGGCTCAAAACTACCCACAAATTGTTTCGTCCATTTGAGTACACAGACCAACAATGTCGCGTCGGTCAGGCAGTTTGTGCCCCGGTGTTCTTCTAGCCCAAGCGGTCGTGGCCAATGGCAAATTCATCAGAACAGAGAG GAAGGGAGATCATTTTCCTTGAGAGAATGTGCGATATCTATCGCTTTGGCCGTTGGATTGGTCACGGGAGTGCCTTCTTTGGATATGTCTACGGGCAATGCTTATGCTGCTAGTCCTGCTTTGCCTAATCTTTCTGTCCTAATATCTGGCCCACCGATTAAAGACCCTGAGGCTTTGCTAAGATATGCTCTTCCCATTAATAATAAGGCCATAAGGGAAGTTCAGAAGCCTCTCGAGGACATCACGGATAGTCTCAAGGTTGCGGGTCTCAAGGCACTCGACTCCGTGGAGAGA AATGTGAGGCAAGCATCTCGAGCGCTCAAGCAAGGTAGAAATTTGATTGTATCTGGCTTAGCTGAGTCAAAGAAGGACCATGGAGTGGAGTTGCTTGACAAGCTGGAAGCTGGAATGGATGAGCTCCAACAAATTGTGGAGGATAGAAATAGAGATGCTGTAGCAGGCAAACAGAAGGAACTGCTTAACTATGTTGGAGG TGTTGAAGAGGATATGGTGGATGGCTTCCCTTATGAAGTTCCTGAAGAATACAAGAATATGCCTCTCTTGAAAGGTAGGGCTGCCGTGGATATGAAGGTCAAGGTCAAGGACAATCCCAACCTGGAGGAGTGTGTGTTTCGAATAGTCTTAGATGGTTACAATGCACCTGTCACTGCTGGGAATTTCGTGGATTTGGTAGAGAGGCACTTCTACGATGGCATGGAAATCCAGAGAG cCGATGGATTTGTTGTTCAGACAGGTGATCCCCAAGGTCCTGCTGAGGGTTTTATTGATCCTAGCACTGAGAAAACCCGTACAATACCTTTGGAGATCATGGTGGATGGGGAGAAAGCGCCAGTATATGGAGCGACACTTGAA GAGCTTGGCCTTTACAAGGCTCAAACAAAGCTTCCATTTAATGCATTTGGGACAATGGCCATGGCCAGAGAT GAGTTTGAGAACAATTCCGCATCAAGTCAGGTATTTTGGCTGCTAAAGGAAAGTGAACTGACCCCTAGTAACGCGAATATATTGGATGGGCGGTACGCGGTTTTCGGTTATGTGACAGAAAATGAGGATTACTTAGCAGATCTTAAGGTTGGTGATGTCATAGAGTCGGTGCAAGTCGTCTCGGGCCTGGATAATCTGGCAAATCCCAGCTACAAGATTGCTGGCTAg
- the LOC115757476 gene encoding homeobox-leucine zipper protein HAT5, giving the protein MEAGRFLFDSSALRGNIMFLENGSRSMMGIEESPKRRRFFCSPDELLEEEYYDEQMPEKKRRLTPEQVLLLEKSFEEENKLEPERKTQLAKKLGLQPRQVAVWFQNRRARWKTKQLERDYDNLKSSYDSLLSDYDSILKENEKLKLEVYSLTEKLQGQEVEGAPPMTGPTEPALADEADVRALQFNVKVEDRLSSKSGGSAVIDEEGPQLVDSGNSYLLCENYPGCVAQSEDDGSDDGRSYYSGIFAAATVQTHHEEEEEPMGWWVWS; this is encoded by the exons ATGGAGGCAGGGCGTTTTCTGTTTGATTCCTCCGCGCTTCGGGGGAACATCATGTTCCTTGAAAatg GATCAAGATCCATGATGGGCATCGAGGAATCCCCAAAGAGACGTCGGTTTTTCTGCTCGCCGGACGAACTTTTGGAAGAGGAATATTACGATGAGCAGATGCCTGAAAAGAAACGTCGCCTAACTCCTGAGCAG gtgcTCCTGCTGGAGAAGAGCTTCGAGGAAGAGAACAAACTGGAACCCGAGCGGAAGACCCAGCTGGCTAAGAAGCTGGGGTTGCAGCCGAGGCAGGTGGCTGTGTGGTTCCAGAATCGCCGGGCTCGGTGGAAGACGAAGCAACTGGAAAGGGATTATGATAACCTCAAATCTTCATATGATTCGCTTCTTTCGGACTATGATTCcattttgaaggaaaatgagAAGCTCAAATTGGAG GTCTATTCCTTGACAGAAAAACTTCAGGGCCAGGAAGTCGAAGGAGCACCTCCAATGACAGGCCCCACGGAGCCAGCTCTGGCGGACGAGGCAGATGTACGGGCCCTACAATTCAATGTGAAGGTGGAGGACAGGCTGAGTTCGAAGAGCGGGGGAAGCGCAGTGATTGACGAGGAAGGTCCACAGCTTGTGGACAGTGGCAACTCGTACTTATTGTGCGAAAATTACCCCGGATGTGTAGCCCAGTCGGAGGATGATGGGAGCGATGACGGCCGGAGTTACTACTCGGGCATTTTCGCTGCTGCGACCGTGCAGACACATcacgaagaagaggaggaaccAATGGGCTGGTGGGTGTGGTCTTGA
- the LOC115757474 gene encoding LOW QUALITY PROTEIN: serine/threonine-protein kinase STY13 (The sequence of the model RefSeq protein was modified relative to this genomic sequence to represent the inferred CDS: inserted 1 base in 1 codon): MKEKGESGGGYVRADQIDLKSLDEQLQRHLSRAWTMEKNKNADTNSANSDGRQENDVLAMRPANGGGGSRAATRQEWEIDPSKLVIKGVIARGTFGTVHRGIYDGQDVAVKLLDWXEEGHRSEAEIASLRAAFTQEVAVWHKLEHPNVTKFIGATMGTSDLHIQTENGHIGMPSNFCCVVVEYCPGGALKSYLIKNRRKKLAFKVVIQMALDLARGLSYLHSKKIVHRDVKTENMLLDKTRTVKIADFGVARIEASNPHDMTGETGTLGYMAPEVLNGSPYNRKCDVYSFGICLWEIYCCDMPYPDLSFSEVTSAVVRQNLRPEIPRCCPSSLANVMKRCWDANPDKRPKMDEVVAMLEAIDTSKGGGMIPLDHPQGCFCFRRYRGP; this comes from the exons ATgaaggagaagggagagagTGGGGGAGGGTACGTGAGAGCAGATCAGATAGATCTGAAGAGCCTGGACGAGCAACTTCAGAGGCACCTGAGCAGAGCATGGACAATGGAGAAGAACAAGAACGCCGATACCAACAGCGCCAACAGCGACGGCAGACAAGAGAACGATGTATTGGCGATGAGGCCCGCGAACGGCGGTGGCGGGAGTCGCGCCGCCACCAGGCAGGAGTGGGAGATTGACCCGTCCAAGCTCGTAATCAAGGGCGTCATCGCTCGCGGCACTTTCGGCACTGTTCATCGTGGCATTTACGACGGCCAAGACGTCGCTG TCAAACTTCTTGACT GGGAAGAGGGACACAGATCAGAGGCTGAAATAGCTTCCCTCAGAGCGGCATTTACACAAGAAGTTGCTGTTTGGCACAAGCTGGAGCATCCAAATGTGACTAAG TTCATAGGGGCGACCATGGGCACATCAGATTTACATATACAAACAGAGAATGGTCATATTGGCATGCCAAGCAACTTTTGTTGTGTTGTTGTGGAGTATTGTCCTGGGGGTGCTCTAAAATCTTATCTCATCAAGAACCGAAGGAAGAAACTGGCTTTCAAAGTAGTCATCCAAATGGCTCTTGATCTTGCACGAGG GTTGAGCTATCTGCACTCCAAGAAAATTGTGCACAGAGATGTCAAGACTGAAAACATGCTCTTGGACAAGACACGCACTGTTAAAATAGCGGATTTTGGAGTTGCTCGGATTGAGGCTTCCAATCCTCATGACATGACTGGTGAGACGGGAACTCTTGGTTACATGGCTCcagag GTTCTCAATGGTAGCCCTTATAACAGAAAGTGTGATGTATATAGCTTTGGTATTTGCTTGTGGGAAATATACTGTTGTGATATGCCATATCCTGATCTCAGCTTCTCCGAAGTGACATCAGCTGTTGTCCGTCAG AATTTGAGGCCGGAGATCCCACGTTGTTGTCCGAGCTCGCTTGCGAATGTCATGAAACGCTGCTGGGATGCTAATCCTGACAAGAGGCCCAAAATGGATGAGGTGGTAGCCATGTTGGAGGCCATCGACACCTCGAAAGGAGGAGGTATGATCCCTCTCGATCACCCGCAGGGTTGCTTCTGTTTCCGCAGATACCGAGGTCCTTGA